The genomic window GGGTTGGGCACCAGCCACAGGTGGGCGAGTTTGCCACTGGCCACAAAGCGGTCCACATCGGCCTGCTGGAACACAAAGTCCGGTGCAAACACATCACCCGCCAGCACCCAGAACACACCGTTGGCCTGGGCCGGGCACAACAGCGGCAGGGCGCGGACGATGCCGCCCGTGGTCTCCAGCGCACCACCGAAATCGCGGCCTTCGTGGGAATACTGGATGTGCACGGTGTCGGCGGACTGCTCCTGATTTGATATCGATGGAGTGATATCCGACGGGGGCTGAGGGCTGAAAATGCTTGAGAACTTCTGGGAAATCTGCTCTCCCAGCCACGCCGTGTTGACCACCACCTTGTCAAACCCACCCCGTGCCAGCGCCTCCAGGTGCCACTGCATCAGCGGCTTGCCCTGCACACGCAGCAGGGGCTTGGGTGTGTGGTCGGTCAGCGGGCGCATGCGTTCGCCGCGGCCTGCGGCCAGCAGCATGGCGGAAACTGGTTGGTGCGACACCCTGGATGGACGGGTCAGGGTGGGTTCGATACGGTGCGTCATGGGCGTTGATTCTGCACGCTCAGCACCCGGCCTACGTGCCGCTGGCCAAACCCGGCGGTGCAGCATGGCCGATGGGGTGGCCGATCAGTGCACCAGCCGCTCCACCACGTAATCAATCCAGACCCGAATCTTGGCCGCCAGAAAGCGGTTCGGCGGGTACAGCAACCAGGCCGTGCCGGCGTAGTCGGTCTGGTGCTCCCAGTCTTGCAGCACTTGTAACAGCGCGCCGCTTTGCAGGTGGGTGCGGGCGGCAAACGCGGGCAGGCTGGCAATGCCAAAACCTTCCAGGGCACCCTCCAGCCGCACCTCGCTGTGGTTGGCCACATAACGGCCGCTGACACGCACGCTGGTCTCTGTGTTGTCCTTGCGAAAGCGCCAGTTACGGTCGCGCTCGTCTTCGCCCAGGTACAGGCAGCTGTGATGTGCCAAGTCGCGCGGGTGGGTGGGCGTACCGCGTTCTGCCAAATAGGCCGGGCTGGCGTAGATGCCGTGGTGCAACTGCATCAGCGGTCGCCCAGCCAGGCCCGGCGGCGGAGAGTCAGTGGCGCGTATCGCCAGGTCTATGCCGTCTTCAAACAGGTCCACCACACGGTCGGTGATGACCAGTTGCACATCTACCTCCGGGTAGGCGCGCAAGAAGCCGGGCATCAGCGGGTGGATCAGCTGGCGGCCCACGGCCTTGGCCATGCTGATGCGCACCAGGCCGCGTGGCTGGGCGGTGTGGGTGTCGCTCAGTGCCAGCACCTCGCGCGCTGCGGTCCACAGCGACTGGCAGCGGTCGTATGCGGCGGCGCCGGCCTCGGTCAGGCGCAGTTTGCGGGTGGTGCGCTCCAGCAGGCGCACGCGCAATACGCCTTCGAGGCGCGCCACCTGGCGGCTCACGGCGGAGGGTGTCAGCCCCAGCTGGCGGGCGGCGGCCGAGAAGCTGCCGGCGTCCACCACGCGGGCAAACACGGCCATGTCGGGCAGGCTGTCCAAGGGGTTATTGATGCTCATGGCGCACAAGTGCTGTTCTTCATTGATGGATTATCAGCAATGCAGATTAAATAAACAATTCGGGGGATGAACACGACCCTGACCCTCTCTCCGCCCCAACACCTGCTGCGCCTGTCCGATCTGATGCTGTTGGCCGTCGCCATCGTCTGGGGCACCAGCTATGGCGTCGCCAAGGGCGCACTGGCCTACTACCCGGTGCTGGGTTTTCTGGCGGTGCGGTTTATCCTGACCTTTGTGCTGCTGGTGCCCGTGTTGCTGCGGCTGCAGCGCCAGCAACTACGGGACGCGCTGCGCACTGGCTGGCCACTGGGCGGGCTGATGTTGTGGATTTTTTTGGCGGAGACCTTTGGCGTGGCACTGACCCAGGCCAGCAACGCAGCTTTTCTGATCAGCCTGTGTGTGGTGTTTACACCCTTTGTCGAGTGGTGGATGCTGCGCATCAGGCCCGAACGCAGCGTGTTTGTGTTTGCCGGCGTGTCCCTGCTGGGCGCGGCACTGCTGAGCGGCGGCCTGGTGGGTGACATGGGTTGGGGTGACGCGCTAATGCTGGCCGCCGCACTGCTGCGCGCCGTCACCGTCTGCCAGACTAGCAAGCTCACCCGCGGCAGCACGGCACCTGCGCTGGCGCTGACGGCGGTGCAGGCCGGGGTGATTGGTTTTGGCAGCCTGCTGCTGGCCTTGTGCACCCCCGGCGGTCTGCCGCCCTTGCCTGTGGCACCCGCGTTTTGGCAGGCCAGCGTGTACCTGGTGCTGGGCTGCACGGTGTTTGCCTTCTTCGCGCAGAACTGGGCTTTGAAGCACAGCGCGCCGAGCCGGGTAGCCTTGTTGACCAGCAGCGAGCCGGCCTTTGGTGCGCTGTTTGCGGTGTTGTGGTTGGGGGAGAGCCTGGGGGTGATGGGCTGGGTGGGCGGAGGGTTGATTGTGGTGGCGGCGTTGTGGACCAGTGGGCGTAAGGCCTAAGTTGCTATGAAAATGGTAGCTACATAAGCATATTTAACGGGGGCTGGAGGCATTTTTCTTTGAATGCATCGCCTGCGATAGCGAAGATCCCCAATCGGCGCATACTGCTATGGCCCACCCGATAACAACTGCAGCCAAGGAACCTCGCCATGCCCTACCCAACTCCGAGTGGATATACCTGCCTGTCGCGGCTGCGCATGGGCCTGGCTGTGTGCGGTTTGCTGTGGGTTGCGGGTTGCCAATCGGCAGTTCCCACACCCGTGACCACGCCTACCGCTGCAGCTAGTTCCACCCAGTCGAAAACAAACGGCGGCGAAGCCGAAGCCAGCCTGCAGCAGCAGATCAACACCACCATTGGCCAGGCACCCTGCACCACCGACGCCCAATGCCGCACGATCGGCGTGGGTGCCAATGCCTGTGGTGGCCCGGCCGCGTGGCGGGCCTGGTCTACCCAGAACAACCCCAAGAGCGAGGCCCTGCAAAGCCTGGTCGACCAACAGGCCGCGCTGCAACGCCAGCGCCAGGCCCAGTCGGGCATGGTGTCCACCTGCCGCTACCTGCCAGACCCCGGCGCCGTGTGCCAGGCCCAGCGCTGTGTGTTGAAGACAAACGCCGACGCCGCCAGCTAACAAAAATACTGGCCTCGTGCCCACGAAAAAGGGCTGTCAACTTGCGTTGGCAGCCCTTTCTTATGGAGTGCCCCACCTGCGTGGGGCACAACAGTCCGTTTTAGACGGTCCGTTTACTGGCGCAGCTTGTCGGTAGAAACCGTCTTCTCGGTAAACGCCAGGGGCGCAGTGCCGTCGGTGTTCACCCGCAGGATCGTGGTGGCTTGCACACTGCCACCCGCATCCTTGAACTGCACACCACCCACAAAACGGCCGCCGGCCGCCAGACCGGACCACGCCAGTCCGGCGGTGGCGGTGCTACCCGAGTACACGGTGCTGGGCAACAACACATTCAGGCTGCTGGACGCATCGGCCGCGGTAACCACCCAGCTGGACAGACGGTGGGTCATGTTTGCAGCACCGGCATAGGCGCCTACACACACCTTGTAGGTGCCGGCGGTGGGGCTCACCAGCTGCACCGCTTCGTTGGAGCCGTCGTTGCCCGAGTACACCGAGGCGCCGGTGGGCGACACGATGATCAGGTCGTTGTCGTCCCCTGCGCTGCCCACGTCGGCATTGCGTGTCTCAAAACGCGCCACGATGGTGTCGGCGGGCAGGACAAACGGGTAGACCTTGATGGAGGCCGTGTCGACACCGGCAACACAGGCAGCCTTCAGCGCGGCGGACGACGGTGCACCCGGCACCAGGCCAGCCAATGGACCCACGGTGACGGCTTTCATGCCACCCTTGTTCGCGGCGGGACGGCCGTTGAAGTTGGTCGTCAGCGTGATCAGGCGGCTGCCCGATGCGGTGGTCGCGGTGAGGGACGCTGGGGCCTGAATCGTCTTGCCGGTGCGTGCGGTCACGGGGCTGCGCACCACGTGTGCGCCATCGCTCCAGACCAGGGAACCAAACGACCATTGACCATCGGCCACGCCCGCCGCGGTGAGTGTCACTGTAAAGGTCTTGGTCTCACCGGCTGCCAGGGTCATGCTGCTGGGTGTCACCACCGTGGTGAACCCGGGCACAGACGCCGTGGCTGTATAGGTCGCCGCACTGGCACCCACATTGGTCACCTTGCGGGTCACCACCGTGCTGCCTACAACCGCACCGACCGTGATGCTGGGCAGGTTGAAGTTGTAGGTCTGGTCCAGCGTGCCGTAGGTCACGCAATCCGATGCGGGTGTGACCGCAGGCTTGTTGACATTGCACTGGTAACGGATGAATTCGACCTTGCCGTTGTCATACACCAGACCGGGGTCCAGTGCCTTGGTGGGCACCACGTGGCCGGCACCCTGAGCCCAGGGCAACAAACCGTTTTGCGGGTCAGCCAAACCATCGTTCAAGGTGGACATGCTGGTGGTCATCAGGGCCGACTTGATCGCCGCGGGCGACCAGGTGGGGCGCATTTGGCGAATCAACGCCGCCAGACCGGCCACGTGGGGGCTGGACATGGACGTGCCCTGGTACGACGACCATTCGGCTACGGGCACCAGAGTGCCGTTGGCCACCGCATCACGCTCGGCATTGGTCAGGCCGGCAGTAACGGCGGCAATGATGTCCACGCCCGGTGCCGTGAGGTCGGGCTTGAGCATATTGGCATCACCGGCGTTGGGTCCACGTGACGAGAAGCCCGCCATGATGGGCGCAGGCTTGCCCGCGTTGAAGTAGGTGCCGATGGCAGCCGTACCGCCGCCCGCCTGGGCATAGGTCTTGATGGCTGCACCGTCTGCGGCATTCACATGCACCGATGGAACGGAATGCACATCGGCCACCAGACCCGCACCGTTGTCTGCCAGCACCATGCCGACACCACCCGCAGCCTTGACGGCGGCGCTCTTGTCGGTACGGGCAGTCACACCGCGTGTGCACACCACCACCTTGCCGGCCACCTTGACGGGGTCCAGCACGGCAGGTGTCAGGTAACACAGGCGCAGCTGGGTGGCATCAGCGCCGGGCAGACCCGCGTCTTCCGCGCGGATGACAGGCTTGGCTGCCAATGCCGCCGCATTGAACGACGCGCCGGTGTACGACGCACCGTTGCCCAGGGTCACATTGGCGGACAGGGCGCGGTCATGGGTGGAGGCTGCCACGGTGGTCAACCAGGGGCTGACGTGGGCCACGGCCACTGCGGGGCCGCTATTGCCTGCCGATGCGGCCACAAAAACGCCCGCATTGGCGGCACGCAAAAAGGCCTGCTCCACCGGGTCGTTGACGCTGGTCTGGCTACCGCTGATGGAGTAGTTGATGACGTGTACACCATCGGCCACTGCCTTGTCGATGGCAGCGACGCTGTCTGACGTGAAGCAGGAGTTCTGGCTGCCCGTGCCGTCTTCGGCATTGGGGTTGACATAGGTGTAGCAGACCTTGTAGGCCGCAAGACGTGCCCGCGGTGCAATGCCCGAGGCCGTACCCACGCTGTTGCCGCCCAGGGTCACGGGGGCGCCGCTGTTGCCACCCGCTGTGGAAGCGGTGTGTGAACCATGGCCGCCGTGCCCGGTGGGGCCGGCGACGGAGTCACGTGGTGAGTAGAACTCGGTCCAGTGTTTGGGCAGGCCCGAGGACAGGAAACCGGCATTGAAGTACTGCGCACCGATCAGTTTGTTGTTGCAATGGGTAGCGGGCGTGAAGCCTTCACCGCCCATACAACTGCCGTTCCATCCGGCGGGGGCTGGGCCATAGGCCAGGGTGCCGGTGCCAAACACGGGTGTGCTGCCATTCACGCGGTCGGCGAAGGACGGGTTTTCGGGCCAGATGCCGCTGTCAACCACACCAATGATGATGTCTTCACCCTTGAGCGCCAGGCCCGCAACGGTTTGTGACCACACGCCCCCTGCGGTGCTCAGACCCAGGAATGCGGGGGTGGAAATGGTGTTGAGCTTGCGGGCTTCATCCGCAAACACTTCCACCACCAGGGGGCTGGTACGCAGGGCCTGCAC from Rhodoferax sp. AJA081-3 includes these protein-coding regions:
- a CDS encoding nucleotidyltransferase family protein; its protein translation is MLLAAGRGERMRPLTDHTPKPLLRVQGKPLMQWHLEALARGGFDKVVVNTAWLGEQISQKFSSIFSPQPPSDITPSISNQEQSADTVHIQYSHEGRDFGGALETTGGIVRALPLLCPAQANGVFWVLAGDVFAPDFVFQQADVDRFVASGKLAHLWLVPNPAHNPRGDFGLAIPPSSSNGVGLALNLPADSTEPRYTYSTIGLYRAALFARPWCDIPAGNQQGVKAALVHQLRAAMAQQKVTAQLYTGRWTDVGTPERLAQLNTPD
- a CDS encoding LysR family transcriptional regulator, which encodes MSINNPLDSLPDMAVFARVVDAGSFSAAARQLGLTPSAVSRQVARLEGVLRVRLLERTTRKLRLTEAGAAAYDRCQSLWTAAREVLALSDTHTAQPRGLVRISMAKAVGRQLIHPLMPGFLRAYPEVDVQLVITDRVVDLFEDGIDLAIRATDSPPPGLAGRPLMQLHHGIYASPAYLAERGTPTHPRDLAHHSCLYLGEDERDRNWRFRKDNTETSVRVSGRYVANHSEVRLEGALEGFGIASLPAFAARTHLQSGALLQVLQDWEHQTDYAGTAWLLYPPNRFLAAKIRVWIDYVVERLVH
- a CDS encoding DMT family transporter — protein: MNTTLTLSPPQHLLRLSDLMLLAVAIVWGTSYGVAKGALAYYPVLGFLAVRFILTFVLLVPVLLRLQRQQLRDALRTGWPLGGLMLWIFLAETFGVALTQASNAAFLISLCVVFTPFVEWWMLRIRPERSVFVFAGVSLLGAALLSGGLVGDMGWGDALMLAAALLRAVTVCQTSKLTRGSTAPALALTAVQAGVIGFGSLLLALCTPGGLPPLPVAPAFWQASVYLVLGCTVFAFFAQNWALKHSAPSRVALLTSSEPAFGALFAVLWLGESLGVMGWVGGGLIVVAALWTSGRKA
- a CDS encoding S8 family peptidase, translated to MTPTRLRFTSLAALMLLGLSTSAFAQSRSTYIVQLAAEPVASYTGTVPGYSATLPAPGTRLNTRSSAALAYKAYLDAQQTTVASLIAGAPIVARYSTVYNGFAARLTAAEVQALRTSPLVVEVFADEARKLNTISTPAFLGLSTAGGVWSQTVAGLALKGEDIIIGVVDSGIWPENPSFADRVNGSTPVFGTGTLAYGPAPAGWNGSCMGGEGFTPATHCNNKLIGAQYFNAGFLSSGLPKHWTEFYSPRDSVAGPTGHGGHGSHTASTAGGNSGAPVTLGGNSVGTASGIAPRARLAAYKVCYTYVNPNAEDGTGSQNSCFTSDSVAAIDKAVADGVHVINYSISGSQTSVNDPVEQAFLRAANAGVFVAASAGNSGPAVAVAHVSPWLTTVAASTHDRALSANVTLGNGASYTGASFNAAALAAKPVIRAEDAGLPGADATQLRLCYLTPAVLDPVKVAGKVVVCTRGVTARTDKSAAVKAAGGVGMVLADNGAGLVADVHSVPSVHVNAADGAAIKTYAQAGGGTAAIGTYFNAGKPAPIMAGFSSRGPNAGDANMLKPDLTAPGVDIIAAVTAGLTNAERDAVANGTLVPVAEWSSYQGTSMSSPHVAGLAALIRQMRPTWSPAAIKSALMTTSMSTLNDGLADPQNGLLPWAQGAGHVVPTKALDPGLVYDNGKVEFIRYQCNVNKPAVTPASDCVTYGTLDQTYNFNLPSITVGAVVGSTVVTRKVTNVGASAATYTATASVPGFTTVVTPSSMTLAAGETKTFTVTLTAAGVADGQWSFGSLVWSDGAHVVRSPVTARTGKTIQAPASLTATTASGSRLITLTTNFNGRPAANKGGMKAVTVGPLAGLVPGAPSSAALKAACVAGVDTASIKVYPFVLPADTIVARFETRNADVGSAGDDNDLIIVSPTGASVYSGNDGSNEAVQLVSPTAGTYKVCVGAYAGAANMTHRLSSWVVTAADASSSLNVLLPSTVYSGSTATAGLAWSGLAAGGRFVGGVQFKDAGGSVQATTILRVNTDGTAPLAFTEKTVSTDKLRQ